The Amycolatopsis sp. NBC_01480 genome segment TGGCGCAGGGCACCATCAGCAAGGTCAGTCCCTGGTGCTTGCCCCGGGTGGCGTCCTCCCGCCCGAGCACCAGCAGGTGCTCGGAGATGTGCGCCGCGGAGATCCAGGTCTTCTGGCCGTTGACGACGTAGTCCCCGCCGTCGCGGATCGCCTTGACCCGGACCCCGCCCAGATCCGACCCGGCCTCCGGCTCACTCAGGGCGATCGCCTCCAGCCGGCCGGCGACGAGGTTGCCGACGACGGTCTTCTTCTGCTCCTCGTTGCCCCACTTCAGATACGTCTGGGCCGCGGTGAGGCTGCTGGAGTACGCGGTGATGGGCGCGAGCCCGCGTGCGGTCTCTTCGAGGAAAACGCATTCGTCGGCGAATCCGGCGCCGCCGCCGCCGAGTTCTTCGGGCAGGGACACGCCGAGCCAGCCGTGCGCGGCGAGTTTCGCCAGGATCTGCGGGCTGTTGGCCAGCGTGCCGTTCTCGGTGAGAGCGTCGCGCTGGGCCTGTGTCCCGCATTCGCGCGCGCAGAAGTCCCGGATCGCCCGGGCGAATTCGGCCTGCTCCACGGTCGGTTGCATCGCCTCGCGCCCGTCAGTTTCCGCGGTAGGCGGAGAAGTCCGGCTGGCGCTTCTCGTTGAACGCCCGGATGCCCTCTTTCGACTCGTCCGTCTCGCCGAAGAGCTTGAGCGTCGTGTAGGCCATGTTGCCGATGCTGACCATGTGCTCGGTGTCGGTGTTGAAGGACTGCTTCAGCACCTTCAACGCGGTGGGCGAGTACTGCAGGATCTGGTCGGCCCACGCCCGCACTTCGTCGTGGAGCTTGTCCGCGGGCACGACCTTGTTGACCAAGCCCCAGTCCAGCGCCTCTTCGGCGGAGAGCCGGCGCAGCATGAACCAGATCTCGCGAGCGCGCTTCTCGCCGACCACACGGGCCAGGTAGCCGGAGCCGAGACCGGCGTCGAACGAGCCGACCCGGGGACCGTTCTGGCCGAAGGTCGCGGTGTCGGCGGCGATCGTCAGGTCCGCGAGGACGTGCAGCACGTGGCCGCCGCCGATGGCGATGCCGTTCACCGCCGCGATCACCGGCTTGGGCACATCGCGCATCACGCGGTGCAGCGACTCGACCTCGAACAGCCCGCTCTGCGAGGGGCCGTAGTCGCCGGTCTCCATCCGCTGCTTCTGGTCGCCGCCGGAGCAGAACGCCTTCTGGCCCGCGCCGGTCAGGCAGATGGCGCCGACCTCGTCGCTGGCCCAGGCCCGCTTGAACGCCAGGATCAGCTCGTCGACGGTCTGCGCGCGGAACGCGTTGTAGCGATCCGGCCGGTTGATGGTGATCCAGGCAAGACCACGCTCGACCTCGTACTTGATGTCGGTGAAGTTGTCCATCTACCTGCCTTCCGCTCCGTTGCCGACGCAGGCACGTTTTTTCGGCCTGACCATTTGCGACTGTAGCCGTGATAACGATCGTTTACAAGCTGGGGCCGTCATGGAGCGGGACCTGGTGTCCTGGCGCGGCGTTGCCCGAGGGTGTTGCTTATCGTGCGGCCGTTTGAAAGGTTAGACCTTTAATGGCGATGACGCGTCGACGTCCTGGACGGTGGAGGAACCTGTGCTCGAACTGACGGTGGCGGAACTCGCCGAGGCCCGGGACCTGGACCTGGGTGCCTCGGCCTGGCGCCGGGTGGCGCAGGCCCGGGTCGACACGTTCGCCGACGCGACGGACGACCACCAGTGGATCCACGTCGACCCCGAGCGCGCGGCCGGTGGCCCGTTCGGCGGCACCATCGCGCACGGCTACCTCACCCTTTCGCTCGTGCCCGCCATGTTCAAGGAGATCCTGGTGATCAAGGACCACGCGCGCGGGCTGAACTACGGTTTGGACCAGGTGCGGTTCACCTCGCCGGTCCCGGTGGGGAGCGAGATCCGGCTGGCCGGGGTGATCTCCTCGGCGGCCAGGCGGGACGACGGCGGCGTGCGGTACCGCGTGGCCCTGCGGATCGAGATCAGGGGCCAGGAGCGGCCGGCGATGGTCGGTGAGTCGATTTTCGTGACCTACGCGCGGTAATCGGGGCACCCCCGGCCGGTGTCAGCCGAGGCTGTGGTGGTGCACAGCCGCCACGATGCACGGCTTGCCTGCCCGGTTGCGGCCGGTGACGCGGGTGAGGGCGAGGCTCCGGCCGAGGCTCACGACTTCGGCCTGGAACTCGGCCACGTCCCGGTGCGGAAAGGGCCGCAGGTAGCTGACGGTGATCGACGCCGGGTGCAGGGTCGTGGTGCGGGTGGCCAGCGCCGCGCCGGCCACGAGCCCGGCTGCCCACAGGGTCACTCCGCCGTGCAAGGTGCCGTGCGGGTTCACCAGCTCGTCCGCGACATCGAAGTGAAGCCGGGCGTGGCCTTCGGCCGCGTCGATTTCCTGGCGAAGACCGGTGAGGAGACCGGCGGTGGGGTGGCTTCCGGGGAGCGCGTCGGGCGCGGCTCCGCGGCCGACGAACTTTCCCCATTGGCGGCTCCGGGCGATGAGCTGACCGTCTTCGCCGAAGACGGAGCCTTCGGCCAGCCCGGTCGTCGCGCCCCGGTGCACCGTCCGCCCTCGTGCCGACAGCCACGTTCCGTTCCCCGGCAGGGGCCGGAGGAAGTCGATCGAGATTTCGGTGCTCACCGACCAGCGCCCCGCGGGGGCCTGCGAGATCAGCGCGTAGCCGAGGATGTTGTCCGCGAGCACCCCGATCGAACCGGCGCCGCCCGGTCCGTCCGACCACGGCCCCAGGAGCATGCGCGCCCGGATTTCGCCGTCGGCGTAGGCGAGACCGTCGACGGCGAACAGTGCCTCGGGCCCACCGGGCAGGAAAGCCGGCGGCCGAGGCGAGGTGGTGGTGTCCAAGTAGGTCTCCCGGTGACGGACATCGTGTGGG includes the following:
- a CDS encoding acyl-CoA dehydrogenase family protein gives rise to the protein MQPTVEQAEFARAIRDFCARECGTQAQRDALTENGTLANSPQILAKLAAHGWLGVSLPEELGGGGAGFADECVFLEETARGLAPITAYSSSLTAAQTYLKWGNEEQKKTVVGNLVAGRLEAIALSEPEAGSDLGGVRVKAIRDGGDYVVNGQKTWISAAHISEHLLVLGREDATRGKHQGLTLLMVPCATPGIEMREVRTMEARTCNDVFFTDVRVPASAVVGTAGEGWKQLMRGLGVERLIIAAMSVGSAQRSLDDAIAFVREREAFGQKVATFQALRHRIADLATDIAFARSFLYDVAARIDAGQEDQLAQESAMAKMRCTEIAKNTALEAMQMMGGYGYAREYGMEFQVRRALAPPIYGGTNEIQREIIAKRLLS
- a CDS encoding enoyl-CoA hydratase-related protein; amino-acid sequence: MDNFTDIKYEVERGLAWITINRPDRYNAFRAQTVDELILAFKRAWASDEVGAICLTGAGQKAFCSGGDQKQRMETGDYGPSQSGLFEVESLHRVMRDVPKPVIAAVNGIAIGGGHVLHVLADLTIAADTATFGQNGPRVGSFDAGLGSGYLARVVGEKRAREIWFMLRRLSAEEALDWGLVNKVVPADKLHDEVRAWADQILQYSPTALKVLKQSFNTDTEHMVSIGNMAYTTLKLFGETDESKEGIRAFNEKRQPDFSAYRGN
- a CDS encoding MaoC family dehydratase, producing the protein MLELTVAELAEARDLDLGASAWRRVAQARVDTFADATDDHQWIHVDPERAAGGPFGGTIAHGYLTLSLVPAMFKEILVIKDHARGLNYGLDQVRFTSPVPVGSEIRLAGVISSAARRDDGGVRYRVALRIEIRGQERPAMVGESIFVTYAR
- a CDS encoding PaaI family thioesterase; translation: MDTTTSPRPPAFLPGGPEALFAVDGLAYADGEIRARMLLGPWSDGPGGAGSIGVLADNILGYALISQAPAGRWSVSTEISIDFLRPLPGNGTWLSARGRTVHRGATTGLAEGSVFGEDGQLIARSRQWGKFVGRGAAPDALPGSHPTAGLLTGLRQEIDAAEGHARLHFDVADELVNPHGTLHGGVTLWAAGLVAGAALATRTTTLHPASITVSYLRPFPHRDVAEFQAEVVSLGRSLALTRVTGRNRAGKPCIVAAVHHHSLG